Part of the Engraulis encrasicolus isolate BLACKSEA-1 chromosome 1, IST_EnEncr_1.0, whole genome shotgun sequence genome, aggccACGTGGACCCTTGtttattttaagtgtgcacactgttttattttatttgggtttttatacacTTCTGACAAATTTGTAAACAATATACGAGCTTTTTTCACTCAAAAGGATTTATCTTGTCTGACTCTTTATTGTTGCACaacactcgctcctctctcttacttagatcttctgatccaggtcctagtattattgttcattattttaattgtaaatcaCTTTCTTAAAGGAAAGCCCGGTTACACACAGCAGTCAACCAAAGCTACTCCACACGTAAGACATGTGCAATGTAACCTACAGTATATTATCAtttgtgtatgctgctggacaccacAGTTTCCTCTAGGATCAATAGTTACTCTACTCTCCTACTCTACATTTAATGATAAACAGCACACATTTTTTACAATTTTTAAGTATTCATACtgtcattttatttcattgtaGCCTAGTTTCACTTAAAGGGACTCATAGTCTATAGATAGATGTTTTAACCTTTGTTTTGCACTTGGCAGACGCtatttaaccaaagcgacttaatcGAGAACATAATCACAGCCAACATTGCTATACATAGTGCACAGGAAATGAACAGAACAGGTGCGGATTCTATATAGGGTTCATTTTTTTATAAAAGCACATCagtacagggttaagtagagtacacacatacatgtacctgtacacatcatgccatagagtctaGCCTGGGATTGGGGCAGCTCAAGCAATAGTGTAGTTAGTAGATagataacctttgaccttttacAAGTTTGCAACATCTGTCTGCCTGTAGGTCACCTTTTCTGCGGGGAAAGATCGTGTGGTGAACATGCCAAGTGTGGTGAGAATGGAGCCTGTATGTGCCAGTCTGGATATGCCATTCCTCAGGGTCACATCCCAACAGGAGACAACTACGGATGCTCAGGTCAGACACAGATGGACAGGACACACACTCCTATTTTACACTAACCTCACTTAGACCTCAACAACTAATTAGTTCTTCTCTACCTCGTAACCAGACCCGTGCGAGCAGAACTCTACTCTCTCCGAACTTTGTCGGTTCTTAATTATGTTGAAATGACGTTCCTACTAGATAACTAATTGTTCCTCACCACCTCAGAACCAGACCCGTGTGAGCAGTACTCTACCCTGTCAGAGCCGTGGAGGAACGCTGACATGGCCCGGTCCAGGGACGACTCTGCTCTGCAAGAGGGCTGGTTCCGCTTCAGTGGGGTAGGGGGTGACGTGCTGGATGGCGTCTGCATGGACGCACGATCTCCACTGGAGGGAGACCAGCTCCTGGGTCTCAGGACGAATTCATATGGAAGCGTTCGTGGCACGACAAATCTGGCGCTGTATGTTAAGAACTCAACTGGGTGCACTCGAGTAAGACACGTGAAGGTGAAAATGTGCAAGCGAGACTCTGTGTACTACTTTGTGCACTGGCTCAAACCCACAGCAGTCAACCAAAGCTACTCCACACGTAAGACATGTGCAATGTAacctacagtatattgtcatttgtgtatgctgctggacaccacAGTTTCCTCTAGGATCAATAGTTACTCTACTCTCCTACTCTATATTTAATGATAAACAGCACACATTTTTAAAATTTGATTTTAAGTATTCATACtgtcattttatttcattgtaGCCTAGTTTCACGTAAAGGGACTCATAGTCTATAGATAGATGTTTTAACCTTTGTTTTGCGCTTGGCAGACGCTATTTAGCCAAAGCGACTTAATCGAGAACATAATCACAGCCAACATTGCTATACATAGTGCACAGGAAATGAACAGAACAGGTGCGGATGCTATAtagggttctttttttttaaaaagcacattagtacagggttaagtagagtacacacatacatgtacctgtacacatcatgccatagagcagggatgtcaaactcaggcccgggggccaaatttggcccgcggagcctttttatttggcctgcgagatcatttaaaatgtgtattacagttggcccaaatAACCCATAGCTGTATAGCGCATtcagatttgaacatgaaaatgtatCACTCACAggcatatgagtgggcccaggccattgaaatgggtcacactcaaatgcaacagaatatgtgcaatcacatttgaactatgatggaaaTCTGTTTAAATGTAAATTTAAATGTGAACAATTTTAGTACGtttttattgttaaaaaaaatattgagttcggcACGCGACTTCACTcccgattttgattttggcccttggtcaatttgggtttgacacccctgcaataGAGTCTAGCCTGGGATTGGGCCAGCTCAAGCAATAGTGTAGTTAGTAGATagataacctttgaccttttacAAGTTTGCAACATCTGTCTGCCTGTAGGTCACCTTTTCTGCAGGGAAAGATCTTGTGGTGAACATGCCAAGTGTGGTGAGAATGGGGCCTGTGTGTGCCAGTCTGGATATGCCATTCCTCAGGGTCACATCCCAACAGGAGACAACTACGGATGCTCAGGTCAGACACAGATGAACAGGACACACACTCCTATTTTACACTAACCTCACTTAGACCTCAACAACTAATTAGTTCTCCTCTACCTCGTAACCAGACCCGTGCGAGCAGAACTCTACTCTGTCCGAACTTTGTTGGTTCTTAATTATGGTGAAATGACGTTCCTACTAGATAACTAATTGTTCCTCACCACCTCAGAACCAGACCTGTGTGAGCAGTACTCTACCCTGTCAGAGCCTTGTCGGTTCTTAATTATGGTGAAATTGACGTTCCTGCTAGATAACTAATTGTTCCTCACCACCTCAGAACCAGACCCGTGTGAGCAGTACTCTACCCTGTCAGAGCCTTGTCGGTTCTTAATTATGGTGAAATGACGTGCCTACTAGATAACTAATTGTTCCTCACCACCTCAGAACCAGACCCGTGTGAGCAGTACTCTACCCTGTCAGAGCCGTGGAGGAACGCTGACATGGCCCGGTCCAGGGACGACTCTGCTCTGCAAGAGGGCTGGTTCCGCTTCAGTGGGGTAGGGGGTGACGTGCTGGATGGCGTCTGCATGGACGCACGATCTCCACCGGAGGGAGACCAGCTCCTGGGTCTCAGGACCAATTCATATGGAAGCGTTCGTGGCATGACAAACCTGGCGCTGTATGTTAAGAACTCAACTGGGTGCACTCGAGTAAGACACGTGAAGGTGAAAATGTGCAAGCGAGACTCTGTGTACTACTTTGTGCACTGGCTCAAGCCCACAGCAGTCAACCAAAGCTACTCCACACGTAAGACATGTGCAATGTAACCTACAGTATGTTGTAATTTGTGTATTCTGCTGGACACCACAGTTTCCTCGAGGATCAATAGTTACTCTACTCTCCTACTCTACATTTAATGATAAACAGCACACATTTTTTACAATTTTTAAGTATTCATACtgtcattttatttcattgtaGCCTAGTTTCACTTAAAGGGACTCATAGTCTATAGATAGATGTTTTAACCTTTGTTTTGCACTTGGCAGACGCtatttaaccaaagcgacttaatcGAGAACATAATCACAGCCAACATTGCTATACATAGTGCACAGGAAATGAACAGAGGAGGTGCGGATGCTATATAgggttcattttttttaaaagcacattAGTACAGGGTTAggtagagtacacacatacatgtacctgtacacatcatgccatagagtctaGCCTGGGATTGGGGCAGCTCAAGCAATAGTGTAGTTAGTAGATagataacctttgaccttttacAAGTTTGCAACATCTGTCTGCCTGTAGGTCACCTTTTCTGCGGGGAAAGATCGTGTGGTGAGCATGCTGAGTGTGGTGAGAATGGGGCCTGTATGTGCCAGTCTGGATATGCCATTCCTCAGGGTCACATCCCAACAGGAGACAACTACGGATGCTCAGGTCAGACACAGATGGACAGGACACACACTCCTATTTTACACTAACCTCACTTAGACCTCAACAGCTAATTAGTTCTCCTCTACCTCGTAACCAGACCCGTGCGAGCAGAACTCTACTCTGTCCGAACTTTATCGGTTCTTAATTATGTTGAAATGACGTTCCTACTAGATAACTAATTGTTCCTCACCACCTCAGAACCagacctgtgtgagtgtgagcagtaCTCtaccagggctctcaagttttgaagattgtttggagtgagatttagataaataaataaataagtaaatgaatGGGGGAGGCATCGACACATCATTACCCATCGACCTATCAAcactaggtttcccttcaacccagctagttaaaaagtttgattagaccaaatacactatgTAGCCTATTCAATGTGCTTAATCCTACAGTGCTCGAGTTGTAAAATAGCCTATAAGCAGCTGGGGATGGtgattctaattattggtggtttgggggtttcccccccgagaaaattttgaaaatgtagttgttgaaagtgcaattttaacacaatgtgaagaagggatgtatattttatagggagatgatttttgaccattttcattgagggggatgattttagacaatgttcattgtggggggatagcctaaaataggctacctgtaggcatatgttctttattgtgcattgacATTATCAGCCCAAATTAAAATTAAGTCCAATCACTTTTTTTAGGCATCAGACCCAAATAATATACCCATTTTTCATTCAATATGATATCTCCAGCACTATTGGTGCCTGACTTTTTAGCCTACTTGCCCTCTCTTCTACCActacctctgcattcctccattctctccagtcTGTCTAATATTTGACCACCTCCCACTCCTCTTGTCTCCACGTTCAATCATGTTTGGGAGGGATGATCATCAAATAATCATCTGGGTTTATAGCCTAGCTAGCGTTGTTGCTCTCTTTTAACATCCCTGTCAAGGCTACATGGGCTGGAAATATTGGTATAAggagtaaaaacagtagcctaactaatacaggtgtcatattttcacctgtatgaagttatcacctgatggtcctggctcctgcgtctccagttcgcctacttgcaattcgtaaatattacagttctctctgaactctgctgcgcgcgctattggatgaaactctgatccactGTTCTGATCTGCCTGACaaccgaacaatctattttcttattggctgaatagcgtggtaactagtctgaacacagaagcgCTGTTACCTATTTCTGACGCATCTGTGGATAGGTTGGATTAATTAATGTGCGCCGATTGAATAAgatatcaaaacttcagagtgtgaaataccatgtgtggagtgtgagagtgtgaacttgctcagatgagtgtgtcacactctcaaagagtgagacttgagagccctgactCTACCCTGTCAGAGCCTTGTCGGTTCTTAATTATGGTGAAATGACGTGCCTACTAGATAACTAATTGTTCCTCACCACCTCAGAACCAGACCCGTGTGAGCAGTACTCTACCCTGTCAGAGCCGTGGAGAAACGCTGACATGGCCCGGTCCAGGGACGACTCTGCTCTGCAAGAGGGCTGGTTCCGCTTCAGTGGGGTAGGGGGTGACGTGCTGGATGGCGTCTGCATGTACGCACGATCTCCACCGGAGGGACACCAGCTCCTGGGTCTCAGGAcgaatagggagggaaagtaatctcatcgccccctgatggcaacgttccaaccccctgcaacaaatgaatgttttttttctttgaaaaattacatctcggccctgacgacgaagtagaagtagtggcagtcatattatgggcatgttggcccgttttatcgaatcaggtggtaaaatgttcggtttttcactgatctgagctgattttaatattctttaaaaagctaatacagaactacactgactggcatgtgtggcttgtttactccatgtaattagcatagccaaattagcatagccaaacatgagccagagaggtggttactcgtcaccacagaagccatcatatctactagagaatttaaaaccataccaaaatgatcgcgtgtatatatgtgtaataagaagataatgtggaactcataggattacaagaatgtgaagatatgcgaagaacttgcgttcgttcgcgttcatttgtttctctgtgttgtcaacgaggcgcgaagcacagcatgctgggagctgtagtccgtttccgaccagattggcacaatttctatttttcttaaaagggcaaaaaatgacttaagattttcacaggtagtagttcatgctattgtgtacgctgaaaaatgtgtctggtgttatagttccaagtcatatctttgtgggatttttttaaaaacttgtctatgggagtttcaataggatcaccctggtgtttggaacgtaaccgctgggatcgctgttttccactttccctcccaattcatATGGAAGCTTTCGTGGCACGACAAATCTGGCGCTGTATGTTAAGAACTCAACTGGGTGCACTCGAGTAAGACACGTGAAGGTGAAAATGTGCAAGCGAGACTCTGTGTACTACTTTGTGCACTGGCTCAAACCCACAGCAGTCAACCAAAGCTACTCCACACGTAAGACATGTGCAATGTAacctacagtatattgtcatttgtgtatgctgctggacaccacAGTTTCCTCTAGGATCAATAGTTACTCTACTCTCCTACTCTACATTTAATGATAAACAGCACACATTTTTTACATTTGATTTTAAGTATTCATACtgtcattttatttcattgtaGCCTAGTTTCACTTAAAGGGACTCATAGTCTATAGATAGATGTTTTAACCTTTGTTTTGCACTTGGCAGACGCTATTGAACCAAAGCGACTTAATCGGGAACATAATCACAGCCAACATTGCTATACATAGTGCACAGGAAATGAACAGAACAGGTGCGGATGCTATAtagggttctttttttttaaaaagcacattAGTACAGGGtaaaccctattcagactgggcttttttggcattcctgggcctggggggggggactcttttgacccccccctcataactcatgaacggaataccgtatgactacgaaacttgggggagatgatctacatatggacatctatgaatgacatcatttttgtgtaattatctggtattatgacgtcattatgacatcattatcttattatgcccaaaatctcgccataatggattttccaacaaatttaggtaatgcacttaaattttaatgattttgtgcttcaaaccacttacatgctcacaaagttgtctgaagctaatggaaataacaaaaaaatatgaaaatatatggcgtcatagatatggtaaagtgatttttggtcagacatacctgtcagaaaaccgttgccatggcaacggcaaaaatgataaacctaatctttcggtaccaaactgtagccaactaaatgttaggaaaagtcacaaagtttcgtagtcatagcttaagtcgttaaggaattatacgacatcaaagttggtgcgggcacttttagcccccccccagtctggatagggttaagtagagtacacacatacatgtacctgtacacatcatgccatagagtctaGCCTCTACATTTAATATGATggcacatattttttttatttcaagctTTCATATTTCAATGCAGCCTACGCTtattttagatagatagatagatagatagatagatctagatagatagatagatagatagatagatagatagatctagatagatagatagatagatagatgttttAACCTTTGACTTTTTACAAGTTAgcaacctctgtctgtctgtaggtcaCCTTCACTGCAATGAGTCGTCTTGTGGTGAGCATGCTGAGTGTGGTGAGTTTGGGGCCTGTGTGTGCCAGTCTGGATATGCCATTCCTCAGGGTCACATCCCAACAGGAGACAACTACGGATGCTCAGGTCAGACACAGATGAACAGGACACACACTCCTATTTTACACTAACCTCACTTAGACCTCAACAACTAATTAGTTCTTCTCTACCTCGTAACCAGACCCGTGCGAGCAGAACTCTACTCTCTCCGAACTTTGTCGGTTCTTAATTATGGTGAAATTGACGTTCCTGCTAGATAACTAATTGTTCCTCACCACCTCAGAACCAGACCCGTGTGAGCGGTACTCTACCCTGTCAGAGCCGTGGAGGAACGCTGACATGGCCCGGTCCAGGGACGACTCTGCTCTGCAAGAGGGCTGGTTCCGCTTCAGTGGAGTAGGGGGTGACGTGCTGGACAGCGTCTGCATGTGTAGGCACCCTCCATCTGAGggagaccagcagcagcagctcctcggTCTGTGCCCGACTCCAATTTACGGAGGCTTGAATGGGATGGCAAAACTGGAGCTGTGCGTTAAGAACTCAACTGGATGCTCTCCAGTAGGA contains:
- the LOC134457304 gene encoding uromodulin-like, translating into MCQSGYAIPQGHIPTGDNYGCSEPDPCEQYSTLSEPWRNADMARSRDDSALQEGWFRFSGVGGDVLDGVCMDARSPLEGDQLLGLRTNSYGSVRGTTNLALYVKNSTGCTRVRHVKVKMCKRDSVYYFVHWLKPTAVNQSYSTRHLFCRERSCGEHAKCGENGACVCQSGYAIPQGHIPTGDNYGCSEPDPCEQYSTLSEPWRNADMARSRDDSALQEGWFRFSGVGGDVLDGVCMDARSPPEGDQLLGLRTNSYGSVRGMTNLALYVKNSTGCTRVRHVKVKMCKRDSVYYFVHWLKPTAVNQSYSTRHLFCGERSCGEHAECGENGACMCQSGYAIPQGHIPTGDNYGCSEPDPCEQYSTLSEPWRNADMARSRDDSALQEGWFRFSGVGGDVLDGVCMYARSPPEGHQLLGLRTNREGK